CTGAAATACGATACTTGCCAAAATGGTCTTCAACTTCGGCCAATACTTGCTGAAAACGTGCGGTATACCACTTCAAACCTATTTTAGCTGCCTGGGGCTGGTCCATATCGGCCACTTCCCACCCTTTGACCAATCTGAAGGCATTCCAGATTTTATTGGCGAAATTGGCCCCTTGCTGGCAAAGATTTTCATCAAATAACAAATCATTACCTGCGGCAGAACTCAACAAAAGTCCTACACGAACACCATCTGCACCAAAATTTTCAATCAATTGTAGGGCATCTGGTGAATTTCCCAAGGATTTGGACATTTTTCGGCGTTGTTTGTCCCTGACCAATCCCGTTAAATAGACATTTTCATACGGGCGTTCCCCTCTAAATTCGTATCCTGCCACAATCATTCGCGCTACCCAGAAAAACAGGATATCCGGGGCAGTGACCAAATCATTGGTAGGATAGTAGTAATTCACTTCGGGATTGTCCGGTTCCAAAATGCCCCCAAAAACACTGATAGGCCACAACCACGATGAAAACCAAGTATCCAGGACGTCCGGGTCCTGTTTCAAATCGGATTCCTGGATATCCGGTCTTTTGGATTTGGCAAGCTCAAAAGCCCGCGCCTTTGTCTCCGCAACGACAAAATCGTTTTGTCCATCGCCATAATAATAGGCTGGAATCTGCTGTCCCCACCATAACTGACGGGAGATGTTCCAATCCCTAATGTTCTCCATCCAGTGACGATAGGTGTTTTTAAATTTATCGGGGAAGAGTTTAACCTCGCCAGTTTCCATCACAGCTTTCAAGGCAGGCTTGGCCAAATCTTCCATCTTCAAAAACCATTGATCGGAAAGTCGAGGTTCTATAACCGCTTTTGTTCGTTCAGAAGTGCCCACCTTATTGGTATACGGCTCAGTTTTGACCAAAAAGCCCTTTTCTTCCAATTCTTTGGTAATTTCTTTTCGGACCACAAATCGATCTTTACCTTCATAATGCAGCCCATAGGAATTTAAAGTGGCGTCATCATTAAAGATATCTATGATTTCCAGGCCATGTTTCTCGCCAAGATTCTTATCGTTTTCATCATGGGCAGGAGTAACTTTTAAACAGCCCGTTCCAAATTCCAAGTCAACGTATTCATCCGTGATGATTGGAATTACACGATTGCAAATGGGCACAATGGCGTTTTTGCCTTTAAGGTGATGGTATCTCTCGTCATTGGGATGGATACAAATGGCCGTATCCCCCAAAATGGTTTCCGGCCGGGTGGTCGCAATGGTTACTTTTTGGTCCGAGCCTTCAATAGGATAGGTGATGTAATACAGATGCCCTTGCCGTTCCTCATAAATGACCTCTTCATCCGAAAGGGTGGTTTTTGCTTCGGGATCCCAGTTGACCATTCGATTTCCCTTGTAAATCAGATCTTTATTGTACAAATCCACAAAAACCTTGATGACGGAGGCCGACATGTCGTCGTCCATTGTAAATTTTGTACGTTTCCAATCACAGGAAGCACCTAACTTTCGAAGTTGCTTTAAAATGACCCCTCCATATTGATCGGTCCAGTCCCAAGCATGCTTTATGAACGTTTCCCTTGAAATTTCGGCCTTGGAAATCCCTTCTTCCTTAAGTTTTGCAACTACCTTTGCTTCCGTAGCTATGGAAGCATGGTCCATACCAGGTACCCAACAGGCATTCTTTCCTTCCAATCGGGCTTTCCGTA
The sequence above is a segment of the Muricauda sp. SCSIO 64092 genome. Coding sequences within it:
- a CDS encoding valine--tRNA ligase yields the protein MEIPSKYEPKKVEEHWCQYWEKNDFFTSKPDDREPYTIVIPPPNVTGVLHMGHMLNNTIQDVLIRKARLEGKNACWVPGMDHASIATEAKVVAKLKEEGISKAEISRETFIKHAWDWTDQYGGVILKQLRKLGASCDWKRTKFTMDDDMSASVIKVFVDLYNKDLIYKGNRMVNWDPEAKTTLSDEEVIYEERQGHLYYITYPIEGSDQKVTIATTRPETILGDTAICIHPNDERYHHLKGKNAIVPICNRVIPIITDEYVDLEFGTGCLKVTPAHDENDKNLGEKHGLEIIDIFNDDATLNSYGLHYEGKDRFVVRKEITKELEEKGFLVKTEPYTNKVGTSERTKAVIEPRLSDQWFLKMEDLAKPALKAVMETGEVKLFPDKFKNTYRHWMENIRDWNISRQLWWGQQIPAYYYGDGQNDFVVAETKARAFELAKSKRPDIQESDLKQDPDVLDTWFSSWLWPISVFGGILEPDNPEVNYYYPTNDLVTAPDILFFWVARMIVAGYEFRGERPYENVYLTGLVRDKQRRKMSKSLGNSPDALQLIENFGADGVRVGLLLSSAAGNDLLFDENLCQQGANFANKIWNAFRLVKGWEVADMDQPQAAKIGLKWYTARFQQVLAEVEDHFGKYRISDALMSMYKLVWEDFCSWLLEIVKPAYQQPIDRKTLDMVIALFEQNLKLLHPFMPFLTEEVWQHMKERSVEEALCIADWPKKLESDKKIIEQFDYAKEVIVGIRTIRKEKNIPNKDALKLMELTTSDTSGKLDAIVRKLGNIEEIETVGHTVDGALSFRVRSNEYFIPISGAIDVEAEIQKINEELKYTRGFLQSVQKKLSNKRFVDNAPPQVVELERKKAADATAKISTLEKSLASLS